In the genome of Bryobacteraceae bacterium, one region contains:
- a CDS encoding PQQ-binding-like beta-propeller repeat protein → MATQDGRVRLRVWPGVAAVAVQWLALFALPLWNPDATVYGLMGAAVCAVAVLVWWTVFSRAPRWERWTAPPFALGVAAVLPRFLDKSITTGMMGLMFLIYAIPSICLALAVWAVVAGRLGTGARRFGLFAAIAAACGAWAIVRTDGVTGAGVSQLTWRWSPTSEERLAARFPAPPPAPGMPSPAVEFPRDEPAPEVRKAKAPGVQAEWPGFRGPRRDGAVRGLRIGTDWASSPPAEVWRRPVGPAWSSFAVAGGLLYTQEQRGESELVTCYRVASGEPVWMHADAVRFWESNAGAGPRATPAFAGGRVYAFGATGLLNALDAATGRLIWRRNAAAEAGQEVPGWGFAGSPLIVDDVVIVAVAGRLAGYDAATGEPRWMSEDGGGGYGSPHVATIDGVRQVILLTGGGAMSVTPADGAALWKHEWKGFASLQPAVVDGGLLIPLGGSMGGEATRRLGVHRAATGWDIRESWTSRGLKPYFNDFVVHRGNAYGFDGSILSCIDLTDGKRRWKGGRYGSGQMLLLADQDLLLVISEEGELALVAAKPDEYQELSKTPAIEGKTWNHPAVAGDLVVVRNAEEMAAFRLAPAVSTAKRGE, encoded by the coding sequence ATGGCGACACAAGACGGACGGGTGCGGCTGCGCGTTTGGCCGGGCGTTGCAGCGGTGGCCGTGCAGTGGCTGGCGTTGTTTGCGCTCCCGCTGTGGAATCCAGACGCGACCGTCTACGGATTGATGGGCGCGGCTGTCTGCGCCGTTGCGGTGCTCGTCTGGTGGACCGTGTTCAGCCGCGCGCCGCGGTGGGAACGGTGGACGGCGCCGCCCTTCGCACTGGGCGTGGCTGCCGTCCTGCCGCGTTTTCTCGACAAATCGATCACTACGGGCATGATGGGGCTCATGTTCCTCATCTACGCGATTCCGTCGATTTGCCTGGCGTTGGCGGTTTGGGCCGTCGTCGCGGGAAGGCTCGGGACGGGCGCGCGCCGTTTCGGGCTTTTCGCGGCGATTGCGGCTGCGTGCGGAGCCTGGGCCATCGTGCGAACCGATGGCGTCACCGGCGCGGGAGTTTCCCAACTTACGTGGCGATGGTCGCCGACGTCCGAGGAGAGACTGGCGGCGCGATTCCCTGCCCCGCCGCCGGCGCCCGGGATGCCCTCACCGGCGGTGGAATTCCCGCGGGACGAGCCAGCGCCCGAGGTCCGCAAGGCCAAGGCTCCCGGTGTGCAGGCCGAATGGCCCGGCTTCCGTGGACCACGGCGCGACGGCGCGGTGAGGGGGTTGCGGATCGGTACTGACTGGGCATCGTCCCCTCCCGCCGAAGTTTGGAGGCGGCCGGTGGGCCCGGCATGGTCCTCGTTCGCGGTGGCCGGTGGGCTGCTGTACACACAGGAGCAGCGCGGGGAATCCGAACTCGTGACCTGCTATCGCGTGGCTAGCGGCGAGCCGGTGTGGATGCATGCCGATGCGGTGCGATTCTGGGAGTCGAACGCAGGCGCCGGTCCCCGCGCAACGCCGGCGTTCGCCGGCGGCCGCGTTTATGCGTTCGGCGCCACCGGATTGCTGAACGCGCTCGACGCCGCAACGGGCAGGCTCATCTGGCGGCGCAATGCGGCGGCGGAGGCAGGACAGGAAGTCCCGGGCTGGGGCTTCGCGGGTTCGCCGCTCATTGTGGACGATGTGGTGATCGTGGCCGTGGCGGGGAGGCTTGCCGGCTACGATGCCGCGACCGGTGAGCCGCGTTGGATGAGCGAAGACGGCGGCGGAGGCTACGGCTCCCCGCACGTAGCGACGATCGACGGCGTTCGTCAGGTGATCCTGCTCACGGGAGGCGGGGCGATGAGTGTGACGCCTGCCGATGGCGCTGCATTGTGGAAACACGAATGGAAGGGGTTTGCATCGCTCCAGCCGGCGGTGGTGGACGGGGGCCTGCTGATTCCGCTTGGGGGATCGATGGGCGGAGAGGCGACGCGGCGGCTTGGCGTCCACCGCGCCGCCACGGGTTGGGACATTCGGGAAAGCTGGACCTCTCGAGGATTGAAACCTTACTTCAACGACTTCGTCGTCCATCGCGGCAACGCCTACGGCTTCGATGGCAGCATCCTTTCCTGCATCGATCTCACGGACGGCAAGCGGCGCTGGAAGGGTGGACGCTACGGCAGCGGACAAATGCTGCTGCTAGCCGACCAGGACCTGCTGCTCGTGATTTCGGAAGAGGGCGAGTTGGCTTTGGTCGCCGCCAAGCCGGACGAGTATCAGGAGTTGTCGAAGACGCCGGCCATTGAAGGCAAGACGTGGAATCATCCGGCCGTCGCGGGCGATCTTGTCGTAGTGCGGAACGCAGAGGAAATGGCGGCGTTTCGACTGGCCCCGGCAGTGAGCACGGCCAAGCGGGGCGAGTAG
- a CDS encoding 2-hydroxyacid dehydrogenase: MRVILLGRMAAGRLKELEERVPDAVFTAIPDPRRIDEHVGVLGEADAIVGWPLTNDLVNRAPNVRLVQASGIGIDGLDPEMLPPGVMVANTFHHEAAIGEWVVMAMLWLSRRPDVYDAAMRRGSWNGSCIWGEPAVVREIRGSTALLIGLGNIATETAARAAAFGVRLIGVSRRPTPREHYAEVIGWEGWRERLAEADFVIPACPLTPETTGLIGAAEIARMRRGAGVINVTRGAVVDEHALYEALRDRRIAGAAIDTWYRYPAEPEEWAPPSQFPFHELDNVLMSPHISGWTAATINERVEDIATNLRRLAAGEAPINRLR, from the coding sequence ATGCGGGTGATCTTGCTGGGCCGGATGGCGGCCGGGCGGTTGAAGGAACTGGAGGAGCGTGTGCCCGACGCCGTCTTCACCGCGATTCCGGACCCGCGGCGTATCGACGAACATGTCGGCGTGCTCGGTGAAGCGGACGCCATCGTCGGGTGGCCGCTGACAAACGACCTGGTGAACCGCGCACCAAATGTACGGCTAGTGCAGGCGTCGGGCATCGGGATCGACGGGCTCGATCCGGAAATGCTGCCGCCCGGCGTGATGGTCGCCAACACGTTTCATCATGAGGCGGCGATCGGCGAGTGGGTGGTGATGGCGATGCTGTGGTTGTCGCGCCGGCCGGATGTGTACGATGCGGCCATGCGGCGCGGCTCCTGGAACGGAAGCTGCATCTGGGGCGAACCGGCGGTGGTGCGGGAGATTCGCGGGTCGACGGCGCTCTTGATCGGGCTGGGCAACATCGCGACGGAGACGGCGGCGCGGGCAGCGGCGTTCGGCGTACGGTTGATCGGCGTGTCGCGACGCCCGACGCCGCGGGAGCACTACGCGGAAGTGATCGGTTGGGAGGGATGGCGGGAGCGTCTGGCGGAGGCCGATTTCGTGATTCCGGCATGCCCGCTGACACCCGAAACCACCGGATTGATCGGCGCGGCTGAGATCGCGAGAATGCGGCGCGGGGCGGGAGTAATCAACGTGACTCGCGGCGCTGTCGTCGATGAGCATGCGCTCTACGAAGCGCTTCGCGACCGGCGGATCGCGGGAGCGGCGATCGACACCTGGTACCGATACCCAGCCGAACCGGAAGAATGGGCGCCGCCATCGCAGTTCCCGTTTCACGAATTGGACAACGTCCTGATGTCACCGCATATCTCCGGGTGGACGGCGGCGACGATCAATGAGCGCGTGGAAGATATCGCCACCAATTTACGGCGGCTGGCGGCGGGCGAAGCTCCGATCAACCGACTGCGGTAA
- a CDS encoding DUF5009 domain-containing protein: protein MSATAALPVETTSDRAPSMPRRNHAVDAYRGFVMFLMMAEVLRLARVARAFPDSAIWNFLAYHQTHVAWAGCSLHDLIQPSFSFLVGVALPYSIASRLAKGSTFGAMFGHALWRAAILVALGVFLRSAARPMTNFTFEDTLSQIGLGYPFLFLLGFVPLKWVWRALGVVLFAYWLAWALYPVAAPGFDYSAVGVPPDWPHHYQGFAAHWNKNANLGSAFDQWFLNLFPRPKPFVANMGGYLTLSFIPTLGTMILGLIAGAWLRRDAPAIPMRRLLITGAVLIAGGVALHVTGICPVVKRIWTPSWTLASGGACFLLLAAFSWVIEVKSFTRWAFPLIVIGLNSIAAYLIAHLFEHFFEDSFRIHLGANFFGSPGEGAQPFLLGAGVLAMYWLVLFWMYRRKVFLRI from the coding sequence GTGTCCGCTACAGCCGCCTTGCCGGTAGAGACCACATCAGACCGCGCGCCGTCGATGCCCCGGCGCAACCATGCCGTGGACGCCTACCGCGGCTTCGTCATGTTCCTGATGATGGCCGAAGTGCTTCGGTTGGCCCGGGTAGCGCGCGCGTTCCCCGATAGCGCGATCTGGAACTTCCTTGCCTATCACCAGACGCACGTGGCCTGGGCCGGTTGCTCCCTCCACGACCTGATTCAGCCTTCCTTTTCGTTCCTGGTTGGCGTGGCGCTGCCGTATTCGATTGCAAGCCGCTTGGCCAAGGGGTCAACCTTCGGCGCGATGTTCGGGCACGCACTGTGGCGTGCCGCGATCCTGGTGGCGCTCGGAGTTTTTCTTCGATCGGCCGCCCGGCCGATGACCAACTTCACCTTTGAGGACACCCTCTCGCAGATCGGCCTCGGCTATCCGTTCCTGTTTCTTCTGGGGTTCGTTCCCTTGAAATGGGTGTGGCGGGCGCTCGGCGTAGTCCTGTTTGCATACTGGCTCGCCTGGGCGCTGTATCCGGTAGCGGCGCCGGGATTCGACTACTCGGCCGTGGGCGTCCCGCCGGACTGGCCGCACCATTACCAGGGCTTCGCCGCTCACTGGAATAAGAACGCGAACCTCGGCTCCGCCTTCGATCAATGGTTCCTCAACCTCTTCCCGCGGCCGAAGCCGTTCGTAGCAAACATGGGCGGCTACCTGACGCTCAGCTTCATCCCGACGCTTGGCACGATGATTCTCGGGTTGATCGCCGGCGCATGGCTCCGGCGCGACGCCCCCGCCATCCCGATGCGGCGGCTGCTGATCACCGGAGCGGTGCTGATCGCCGGCGGCGTGGCGCTCCACGTGACCGGAATCTGCCCCGTAGTGAAACGGATCTGGACACCATCGTGGACGCTGGCGAGCGGAGGCGCGTGCTTCCTGCTGCTGGCGGCGTTCAGTTGGGTGATCGAAGTGAAGAGCTTCACGCGTTGGGCCTTCCCGCTGATCGTCATCGGGCTGAACTCGATCGCCGCGTATCTGATCGCCCATCTGTTCGAGCACTTCTTCGAGGACTCGTTCCGGATCCATCTTGGCGCGAACTTCTTCGGGTCTCCGGGCGAGGGCGCGCAACCGTTCCTGCTCGGCGCGGGCGTGCTGGCGATGTACTGGCTGGTGCTGTTCTGGATGTACCGGCGGAAGGTTTTTCTCCGCATCTGA